A region from the Aegilops tauschii subsp. strangulata cultivar AL8/78 chromosome 5, Aet v6.0, whole genome shotgun sequence genome encodes:
- the LOC109775963 gene encoding uncharacterized protein: MAIAARALRRLPLHLAPALARPFCAVSPAAAAPAPAAASAKVADRIVRVLAIDLDGGRREVVGLAGQTLLRALVNAGLIEAASHRLDDIDACSAECEVHIAQEWLEKMPAASYEERYVLTRASRNRELNKHARLGCQVVLGKEHQGMVVALPEPKPWDIP; this comes from the coding sequence ATGGCGATCGCGGCGCGCGCCCTGCGCCGGCTCCCGCTCCACCTCGCCCCCGCGCTCGCCCGCCCCTTCTGCGCCGtctcccccgccgccgcggcccccgCCCCGGCCGCCGCGTCCGCCAAGGTCGCCGACCGCATCGTGCGCGTCCTCGCCATCGACCTCGACGGCGGGCGCCGCGAGGTGGTCGGCCTGGCCGGTCAGACCCTCCTCCGCGCGCTCGTCAACGCGGGGCTCATCGAGGCGGCCTCCCACCGCCTCGACGACATCGACGCCTGCTCCGCCGAGTGCGAGGTCCACATCGCGCAGGAGTGGCTCGAGAAGATGCCCGCGGCCTCCTACGAGGAGCGCTACGTCCTCACGCGCGCCTCCCGCAACCGGGAGCTCAACAAGCACGCCCGCCTCGGCTGCCAGGTCGTGCTCGGCAAGGAGCACCAGGGGATGGTCGTCGCCCTCCCCGAGCCCAAGCCCTGGGACATCCCGTAA